One Sus scrofa isolate TJ Tabasco breed Duroc chromosome 1, Sscrofa11.1, whole genome shotgun sequence DNA segment encodes these proteins:
- the TTLL2 gene encoding LOW QUALITY PROTEIN: probable tubulin polyglutamylase TTLL2 (The sequence of the model RefSeq protein was modified relative to this genomic sequence to represent the inferred CDS: inserted 6 bases in 4 codons; deleted 2 bases in 1 codon), producing the protein MADGEALGAVLKPLVVWVNESTPEVVQGVLPECGWDKFDKWEQSRENWNLYVWASSFRMAEHAHIKPWQGLNHYXGTTELTRRDHLAKQMKHMERLYGSPLYEFLPLTCVMPTDYGKRVARYFMEKQVLGAQRSYWIXKAALLSQGSGIIIFSDSKDLISAETSVMQKYIWHPLLVGWYKCDLRVHVRVTGFKPLTISVYREGLVRFATEKFDLSNLQNRYAHLTASSISQSGASYEQVKEVGGSGCKWTLSRCFLYLCSCGVDRRPPWPKISHVVILTMLAIAPSAPFSAKLFEFFGLDILIGDNLXWLLEVSCRPAMSLACPTDVSVKRKLIHDTTELIHLHALRNERKESRRGAGGKWKFPSQRKRDQEEECSRSNKRASQSQGQAPGPHGVPPRVSLVLTCSCKAGVSLCVQPNSLVPDLQAGNPVLIFPFSEATFGASRDGXNVKRAILELQKLIYQRHSQVAGKKIKRT; encoded by the exons atggcaGACGGTGAGGCTCTGGGGGCCGTCCTGAAGCCGCTGGTGGTCTGGGTCAATGAGAGCACCCCGGAGGTGGTGCAGGGCGTCCTCCCAGAGTGCGGCTGGGACAAGTTCGATAAGTgggagcagagcagggagaaCTGGAACCTGTACGTGTGGGCATCCTCGTTCCGCATGGCCGAGCACGCCCACATCAAGCCCTGGCAGGGCCTGAACCACT TGGGCACCACCGAGCTCACCAGGAGGGACCACTTGGCCAAACAGATGAAGCACATGGAGCGGCTGTACGGCTCCCCCCTCTACGAGTTCCTGCCCCTGACGTGCGTCATGCCCACTGACTACGGCAAGCGTGTGGCCCGGTACTTCATGGAGAAGCAGGTGCTGGGCGCCCAGCGCAGCTACTGGAT TAAGGCTGCCCTGCTGTCTCAAGGGAGCGGAATAATCATTTTCAGTGACAGCAAAGACTTGATCTCTGCGGAAACCTCCGTGATGCAGAAGTACATCTGGCACCCTCTGCTCGTGGGATGGTACAAATGTGACCTCCGCGTCCACGTTCGTGTCACTGGCTTTAAGCCGCTGACCATCTCTGTCTACCGGGAAGGGCTGGTGCGCTTTGCCACGGAGAAGTTTGACCTCAGTAACTTGCAGAACCGTTACGCCCACCTGACCGCCAGCAGCATCAGTCAGTCTGGGGCCTCGTATGAGCAGGTCAAGGAGGTGGGCGGCAGCGGCTGCAAGTGGACCCTCAGCCGCTGCTTCTTGTACCTGTGCAGCTGCGGTGTGGACCGCCGGCCTCCGTGGCCGAAAATCAGCCACGTGGTAATACTCACCATGCTG GCCATCGCGCCCTCGGCCCCCTTCTCGGCCAAGCTCTTCGAGTTCTTTGGATTGGATATTCTGATTGGTGACAACTT GTGGCTGTTAGAGGTCAGCTGCCGCCCGGCCATGTCCCTGGCCTGTCCAACAGACGTCTCGGTGAAGAGGAAACTTATCCACGACACCACTGAGCTGATCCACCTGCATGCCCTCAGGAACGAGAGAAAGGAGAGccgtcggggggcggggggcaaatggaagttcccgt CCCAGAGGAAGAGGGACCAGGAAGAAGAATGCTCTCGTAGCAACAAGCGAGCCTCCCAAAGCCAGGGCCAGGCACCCGGCCCACACGGCGTTCCTCCCCGCGTGTCGCTTGTACTGACCTGCAGCTGCAAGGCCGGCGTCTCCCTGTGCGTCCAGCCCAACAGCCTGGTGCCCGACCTCCAGGCAGGCAACCCTGTTCTCATTTTCCCCTTCAGTGAAGCGACTTTTGGAGCTTCCAGGGATG TGAATGTCAAAAGAGCAATCCTAGAGCTCCAGAAACTAATATATCAGCGACACTCCCAAGtggcaggaaagaaaataaaacgaacgtaa